Within Sphingobium sp. EP60837, the genomic segment TGATCGCTGGCGGCGAAAGCGCCGATGCCGGTCTCCGCCCGCACCCGCTGCGCCGGATAGCCCGCCTTGTCGATCGCCGCGCGAGGCGAGCGGTCGAATAGCGAGATTAGCCAGATCCCGATGAACCCTGCCGGGACGGAAAAGATCGCCGCTGAGCTATAGGGGAAGGGTGCTGGTCCCAAATTGAAGCTGTTGGTCCAGACCGCCGGTGACAACAGGGTGAGCACGAAAGCCGTCAGCAAGCCGATCGTTCCGCCCCAGGCGGCGCCGCGCGTGGTGCAGCCGCTCCAGAGCAAGGACAGGATCAGCACTGGAAAGTTGCCCGACGCCGCCAATGCGAAGGCCAGACTCACCATGAAGGCGACATTCTGTTTCTCGAACAGCAGGCCCAGCAGCACCGCCAGGGCGCCGAGCGCCAGCGTCGTCAGCCGCGACACGCGCAGTTCATCGAGCGACCTCGCCTTCCCATGCTTGAACACGGTCGCGTAAAGATCATGGCTCACCGCCGAGGCCGCCGACAAGGTCAGCCCCGCGACGACCGCGAGGATGGTCGCGAACGCCACTGCCGAGATGAAGCCGAGGAAAGCGTTGCCGCCGATGGCGTGGGCCAGATGGATCGCGGCCATATTGCCGCCGCCGCGCAACGCGCCATCGCTGTCCAGATAGCTGCCTTGCGTCCCCACCAGCACAATCGCGCCGAAGCCGATGATGAAGGTGAGAATATAGAAATAGCCGATCCAACCCGTCGCCCACAGCACGGACTTTCGCGCTTCTTTGGCATCGGGAACAGTGAAGAAGCGCATCAGGATATGCGGCAGGCCCGCCGTCCCCAGCATCAGCGCAAGGCCGAAGGAAAGGGCCGATACCGGGTCCTTGATGAAATTGCCCGGCGCCATGATCGACCGACCCCGCTCTGCAGCCTCCGCCGCATTTGCGCCGCCCGCGAGCGCCGCCTGCGTCTTAACTTCCACCGCGCGGGAGAACAGCGCTTCCAGGGAAAAGCCGGTCTGCGCCAGCACCATCAGCGCCATGAAGCTCGCCCCGCCCAGCAGCAGCACCGCCTTGATGATCTGCACCCATGTCGTCGCGCGCATGCCGCCGAACAGCACATAGAACATCATCAGCGCGCCGACGATGACCACCGCCACCGCATAGGGCAGGCCGAAGAGCAGCTTGATGAGCTGACCCGCTCCCACCATCTGCGCGATCAGGTAGAAGGACACGACCAGCAATGTGCTCACCGCCGCAAAGCTGCGCACCGGAGGCTGCGCGAAACGGTAGGACGCGACATCGGCAAAGGTGAAACGGCCCAGATTGCGCAACCGCTCCGCCATCAGGAACAAGAGGATCGGCCAGCCCACCAGAAAGCCGGTGGAGTAGATGAGGCCATCATAACCGTCGTTGAAGATCTGCGCCGAAATGCCGAGGAAGGACGCCGCCGACATATAGTCGCCCGCCATCGCCAGCCCATTTTGGAATCCGGTAATGCCGCCGCCCGCCGTATAGAAATCGGACGCCGTGCGGGTGCGTGCCGCCGCCACCTTGGTGATCCACAACGTCAGCCCGACAAAGGCGACGAACATGGCGATGGCCACCCAGTTGGTCGGTTGACGATCCGCCTGACCCTCCAACGCAGCGGCCAAGGCTGGCATCGGTATGAAGGTCAATGCAGAGGCGGCGAGCGCGGCAGTCGCCGCCCTCATGCGCGATGGTCCTTCAGGATCTCAGCCATCTGCGCGTCATGATGGCGATTGGCATGGACGACATAGACACCGGTCAGCGCAATAGCGAGCAGGATCAAGCCAAGGCCCACCGGGATGCCGAGCGACGTCACTCCACCCGCGATCGGCGCGCCCAGCAGCGCCTTGTCAAAGGCGATCAACAGAAGATAGCCGACAAAAGCGGAGAAGATGATCGCCGACAGCCACCAGCCCAGCCGAGCCCTGCGCGCCACCAAAATGGTGTAGCGCGGATCGGATGCTACCGCCTTGATCAACGCCGCGTCCTCGCCACCCGTCATCTCATGCCCCCTGCCCATATGCTTGCCCCATGATAGGGTTGAGACATGTGATTGCAACTGGATGAGTTCGACGTCTAGGCGATAGCGGCCCTAGAAATTCACTTCCGCTCCAACCAAGAAGGTGCGGCCGAAAATACCCTGATAATAGGTGTTGCGTGTCGCGTTACCTGTTGTGCCGGGGTCCGGCACGCCCACATCGAGCACATTGTCGACGTTCAGCCGCAGCCGGAACTGTTTGTTGACAGCCAAGCTGACGGAGGTGTTCCACACCGTCCACGCGTCAACCTTATCGACTTCGCGCGTGCCCTGCGGCTCGGTTGCATCGAAGCGTGCGGGTCCCACATAGCGCACTTGATTGAACCAGGTCAGTGGCCCTCGCTCATAGGTCAGATCGACGACAGCGATATCCTTACTGTTGCCGATTTCTCCACGCGTGTTGGTGATCGGCCCTCCTTCACGGATCTGATTGAACTCCTTCAACGTGTGTTGATAGTTGACCCCCAAGGTCAATCGGCTGTCATCACCCAAGGGCAAGGTGTAGCTTCCCGCTACCTCAATCGCTCGGAACACGACGCGACCTTGATTGATATAAGGTTCTGACAACGTCTCGACCTGGCCGAAAAACTCCGGGTCCGGGTCCGCGCTGCGAGTTATCAGAGCACAGAAGGGGTTATTGGGATAGTCTGCGGAATCATAGCATGTAGTCAACACATCCTCAGCGCTCGAAGAAGTAATGGCGTCGCGGATGTCAATGCTGACATAATCCACCGCAAGGGTGAACCCTGGCAAGAAACGCGGCGACAATACAGCGCCAACCGTCCAGCTATTTGAATATTCTTCCTTCAGGTTTGGATTGCCTACAACCGTGATCGGAACAGTGATCGAGTTGATGTTTGATACAAAGTCCGGCGGCAGGCCGGCTGCGGCGCAGTTTGCCTGGCGAACAGCGGGGTTAGGTCCGCTTTCTAGGTTCGACACGTCGCAGGGATCGTAACCCCCATCGAAGGCAGGCTGGTTTGGAACGAACAGCTCACCCACGGCTGGCGCTCGAATGGCACGAGTGAAATTGCCCCGTATGGCTAGATCGGGAATGGGGGCCCAGCGACCACCGGCCGTCCAGGTGAAGGCATTGCCCGTCACTGAATTATGCACGTAGCGCCCTGCGCCGTTGATTTCCAATTGATGGATCAAAGGGATGTTCTGATCTTCCCCGATCAACGGGGCTCGAAATTCGCCGAACAACTCGTTGGTCGTATAGGAACCTTTAAGCCCCAGGATGGGGATCGAACGGCCCAGCGGTGTTGTATAAAAGGCGTCAGGACGGAAAGACGAGGATTCGCGCCGGTTCTCATAGCCAACCACCACGGCCAGATCGCCACCGGGCAGCGTTGCGACGGCGCCACTTAGCGTTGCCAGCAAATCGCGTTGCGTGGTCACCGCCGTCGTGCGCGCAATCGTGGTGACATAGTCGCGCGCTGCCTGACTGGGGCTCCCCGACCCGAATATGTTGAGAGGTGCGCAGGTTTGCGATATTGTACCGGCATAAGAGGTCTCATAGGGCGGCGTGTTGGGATCGGTTCGCGGGATTGGTGGTTGCGTCGGGTCGGTAGGATCCGGGTTGAAGGGAGCGCATATGATATTGCCCGCTGCGTCCGTCGTCACATTCAAGGCGCGACGCAGGTTCGGCTCCACCAGAGATGGGATCAGCGAAATGCTCTTTGTTCGACCGTAATTGCCGGAAATATTCCAGGTCCACTGGTGGCCCAGCGCATCGAAACTGCCCTCGACACCGGCGACGAAGCGATACAGATCCTGTTTCAGCCGAGATTCACCCGAAACAAGATCGGTGTTCGCGCGCCCAAGATAGAAGACACCCTCGTCATCGCTTGATGGAAGGCCGTTGGCAATCAGACTTGCACGAATGGTCTCCCGATCAGCTGCGCTGAGAAAGGGGTTGTTCAGCGGAACGATGAAATTACCGTTCGGGTCGAAAGTGCCTGCTGGGGCCGACCGAAAAAAGGCGGTATTATAGACCGGTTGATCGCGCAGATTGGTGGCGCGCGTGCGCGAATACCATGCTTCCCCAAACAGGCGTAAATTATCGTTCAGCTCGAAATTGAATTGCGCTGCGGCGTTGAACCGTGTCGAGTTCACGCGAAGGTTGTCGATAGTTGCAAAGTTCAGCCCATCGCCACCGATGAAAGTTGTCGGGTCGGGAGTGGTCTGCCCCGGATCGTAGGGTATCAGCGTTCCGCTAGGCCCAAATTGGACCAATTGTCCTGCCGCGTTCCGGATGTTCCGTGGTGAGCCAGGAATGTTCGGATCCAGCGTGCCCCGGTCGATGAAGTAGGGGATGCCCCCTTCGGAGCCCAGAAAGGTGCGTACATTGTCCGCGAGGACCAGCGAATAAGGAGAGTTGGGATCGGACGGCTGTACAAACTGCCGCTGCCGCGCAACTGAGGCGCGCCGGGTTCCAAGCAGTCCCTTGTCCTCGGAATATTCTGCATTGACGGTGATATTACCCCTGCCGCCCGCAAAATTCTGTCCCACAAGGCCCCGAACTCGCCAGTTGAACAGGTCGCCGCGCTGGCTAATCCCGGACTGGCCGTCGATGCTGACACCTTGGAAATCGCGGCGCAGGATAATATTGACGGTCCCTGCGATCGCGTCCGATCCGTAGATCGGTGCGCCGCCAATAGAGACGGTTTCAATGCGTTCGATCAATTTGGTAGGGATGGTGTTGAGATCAACTTGTGATCCGCTTTCCGCCGCGGAAAAGATCGATGGGGGATTGGCTCCCACGAAGCGACGACCGTTGACGAGAGTCAAGGTGCGCTGTGATCCCAAATTGTAAAGGTTCACGAACTGTTGGCCAACGTTGAAACCATTTGCCTGCGTACCGAACTGGGAACTGTCGGGAAGCGCGAAGCCAGGTAGATCCTGAAGCGCCTGGCCGACACTGGTATAGCTGCGGTTCTCGATTGTTTTGGACGTTACCGTCGCGGTCGGCTGAGGATTATCGACAATGGGCCGAGCGATGCGCGATCCTGTGACAATGATTGTGTCGGTGCCTTGACTTGCAGACGTGCTGTTGGACTGAGACGCAGAACTTTGTGCGCATGCAGGATGGTTCGCGGCAGCCAACACGAAGCAGGCCACCGTCGAGAGGAAGTGATGTTTTGCCATAGATCTGGTCCCCTTGCCGCCCAGCCGTCGCTCGAAACGCCGGCAAGCCACCAACACCCGGAGACACGGTCGGGTCCCTTACCTTAACCGCCCCGTCAAATTTTGCTGCAACGTTGCTGAAATGCAACAATCGGTTTCGGATCGAAAGGAAATTATCAGGATGCGAGTCTATCACTGATCCTGCGATCATCGGACAGGACTTCGGCCCACCTTTCGCTACGGAAAGGTCGAAGTTTAAGGACGAATTTCCGCAATATCCCCAACCGTGGACTACATGAAAGCTTGGCAACTACTCCCGATGCGCCATCGTTATTATCATGCGGAAGAGTTATGACAATGTATCGAGCACCCTTGCTCGCGAAGGTAGTACCTCGCGTTGCCGACACAATGCGGGGTATTCCTTCGTGTGCGAACTTCTGATTTCGCATGCGCGGGAGCAGTTGATGCTCTCCTGTTACTTACCGGCTTAACGCTCCACAATGGCCGCCAAGTCGCGGCACCTGCGTCCACAGAGCAAAGCGAAGTGTAAAGCGCGGAAGCTATTGCCGATCGACTGTCACCCGCCAAATGCGATTGCCGACATCATCAGCGACCAGCAAGCCTCCGTCGCCATTGATCGCGACTCCTACGGGGCGTCCGTACGCCTTCCCCTTCGCGTCGAGAAAGCCGGCCAAAACATCGCGGGCTGGTCCGGAGGGTCGCCCATTCGCAAAGGGCACAAAGATAATCTTGTAGCCACTGGGCGGATTGCGGTTCCATGATCCGTGCTGTCCGATGAACATGCCCTGTCCATAAAGTTCGGCCAGCCGTCCACCAGACAGGAAGGCCAGCCCCAGTGATGCCGTATGGGGGCCGAGCGCATAGTCGGGCATCAGCGCGCGCGCGACATAGTCGGGGCGGGGCGGCTTCACGCGTTTATCGACATGTTGACCGAAGTAACTATACGGCCAGCCGTAGAAGCCGCCTTCCTGAACGGATGTCAGATAATCGGGGACGAGATCGCTCCCAATTTCATCCCGTTCATTGACGACCGTCCACAGGCGATTGGTCGCGGGCTCCCATGCCATGCCGTTGGGATTGCGCAGGCCCGACGCAAAGATCCGGCTCCGGCCGGTTGCGCGGTCGATCTCCCAGATAGCAGCCCGCCCTTCCTCCTCATCCATGCCATGTTCGGCCACATTGCTGTTGGACCCAACCGTCGCATAAATTTTCCGCCCATCGGCACTGGCGATGATGGTCTTCGTCCAATGATGGTTACGCGGTCCTGCCGGAAGGTCGGCCACATGCGCGCCGGCAGCCTCTATGTTGAGGGTCCCGGATCGATAGGGAAAGCGCAGGATCGCGTCCGTGTTGGCGACATAGAGATCATCGCCCACCAATGCCATTCCGAATGGAGAGTGGAGCCCGCCCAGGAATATGCGGCGGACCTCGGCAACCCCATCTTTATCAGCGTCGCGCAGGATGGTGATGCGGTCGGCGCTCGGGACGGCGGCTCCCGCCTTCTTCATGAATCGCCGCATGAAGAAAGCCTTTATCCCTTTGCTGTCTTCCGGGCGCCGGGGCGCACTGCCCTCGGCGACCAGCACATCGCCATTGGGCAGGACATGCAGCCAGCGTGGATGGTCCAGCCGATCGGCGAAAAGATTGACAACCAGTCCGGGCGCGGTCACCGGCTTGCCGCCCGCTGGCCAACCACGAGCCGGTGCAACTTTGATCGTGGGAATCAGCGTCTGGCGCGGCGCGGGAAGCGTGGGGGTCGGCCCGAAGCCCGCCTCCAGGGGAAGCTTAGCCCGATCGCCGCAGGCTGTGGTGCCGAGTGACGCTGCCAGAGCGAAGCCAATGGAGCGCAAGGCGAGACGTCTTTCCATCATGCTACCCCTGATGACTGTTTTCCAACGGCTGAACGATCATCGTCATTGCCGGCCGACCGTTCGGTAAATTGTGGCGGCAAGCCCATCCTCGCCTTGATGTCCGCGCCCCTTGCGCGGCCGATCGCCACGAATAGCCCTCCCTCCGCAGCGAGTGGCCGCATCCAGCCGCATTGGGCAAGTATGTCTTCCAGCCACCAGCCGCCCTCCTCGGCGTCAATGAGCTTCTGCTCCTCGTCGGCCTGACCCAGCAAGGCGCTGGGAACCGAGCGGATATAGTCGATGCCGTTCGCCGCGAACCAGCGGCGCACCTCTCCCAGACTGTGCCGATGCTCTTCGGGATGATGATATTGATCGCGCAGCCACGCCCGACGCCTTTCGGGCTCTCCACGCCGCTCGGCCAGCACATGATCGCCGGGAGCCCAGCGCCATCCGGACAGCCCCGCGACCAGCCGCCGCATCCGGTGGGGAAGCCGCGCATAGCTGTTGTAAAGGCCAAGGACTATCAAGCCGCCGGGCCGGGCGAGCCGCGCCACATGGGCAAAGGCTGCGCGCGGATGGGGCGTGTGATGGAGTACGCCCGAACAATAGACGATGTCGAAAGCAACCGCGCGCAAACCGGGATGATGCACATCGGTTTCGACGAAATGGACGCGATCCTTCCCCAGCCGCCGCGCTGCCGCTGCGCCCAACTCCAGCGACGCGCGGCAGAGGTCCGCGGCGATGACGATCCGCTCGCCATGGGCCAAATAGAGGCTCATCTGGCCGGTGCCGCATCCCACCTCGACGATCCGCGCGTCATAGGGGATCGCCGCATTCAGCATCTGCGCGAACCGGCTGCGCTCGGCGCGCGCGCGCAGCCAGTCGATGCTGTCGCGCGGCGGATAACCGGGGAAGGGCGCTTCGCTATAGAAGCTGCGCACCCGTTCGGTGCGGGCGTCACCGGGCAGACGCAGGTCGGCTATATCGTCGATCTCCTCATAGGTCGCTGCGCAGCCCCGGCATCGCAGCCTGTCGTCCAGCCCTTCGCCGCAGCGGGGACAGGCGAGCAGCGAGAGGGCTGTCGCGTCCATTTTCAGAAGATCGAGTAAATGAACGGCGCTAACGCCTGGACTCCGGAGGCCAGCGTCAGGATTACCCCTACCGAGCAGAGGAAGACCACCAATGGGATCATCCAGCGCCTGCCGCCAGGCGATTGCCACATGCCCCGCACCAGATCGGCGATCGTGCCGCCCGCTTGCCCCACGATGATGAGTTGACGCCGCAGGCGCCCCTTCCGCCGGATCATGCGACTTTCTCCACCAACGGTTGCTGCTGCGCCCGCTGCCGGCGGACCAGCACATTGTCGGCGACCAGCAAGTCCATGCCGGTACGGCGGAAGGTCGAATAGCCCTCCGCCGCGCTGGTGACGATCGGGTCGCCGGCCAGGTTGAACGAAGTGTTGAGGAGGATCGGAATGCCCGTCCGCCGGCCATAAGCCGCCAGCAATGCATGAAGTCGTGGCGCCATCCTTGCTTCCAGCACCTGGACGCGGGCAGTGCCATCCACATGGGTGACGGCGCGCAGCCGGTTTCGCCATTCGGAGCGAACCGGAAATACTCCGGACATGAACCGGCCGAGCCGGCTGCCGCCTTGCGGGAGGGCGAAATACGTGTCGGCATGCTCAGTCGGCACGACTGGGGCGAAGGGACGGAATGCTTCGCGAAACTTGATGTCGCGGTTGAGGCGATCGCGCATGGCCTCATCACCCGGATCAGCCAAGATGCTGCGATGGCCCAGCGCCCGTGGCCCGAACTCGGCCGCGCCCTCCATCCAGCCGACGATCGCGCCATTGGCAATCGCCTCGACCACATTGTCGATCAGTTCCGCCTCATCGATGCGGGCGACAGGCAAGTCGTCCTCCGTCGCGATCTGCGTCAGATTGTCGGGCTCGACCGCCGGACCCCAGAAGGGGTGATCGGGACAGTCCCTGTGTGGGCGGCCGAAGAGAATGCGATCGGCATAGAGCGCCGCGCCCAATGCACAGCCCGCATCCCCCGGCGCGGACGGCACGAACAGCTGCTCGAACCCGGCCTCGGTCAAGATGCGCGCATTGGCAACGCCGTTCAGCGCCACCCCGCCACCCAGGCACAGGTCGGCAAGGCCGGTCTCCTTGCGCAGCGATATGGCGATATCGACCATCACCTCCTCCAGCGCCAACTGCGCGCTGGCCGCCACATCGGCATAATGCTGACCTTGAGGGGTGCCGAGATCAATCGGCTCGAAGCGATCGCGAGGCGGCCCGAACATCTCTATGAAAGCCCGCGAATAAGCGGAATCGACCGCCCGGTGATAATCGAAATAGCCAAGGTCCAGGGCGAACGCGCCATCGGATGTTCGCCGCAAGATGCGCCGCACTTCCTCCGCAAAGCGGGGCGCGCCATAGGCGGCAAGGCCCATGACCTTATACTCCCCTTCATTGACCTTGAAGCCCAGATAGGCGGTAAAGGCCGAATAGAAGAGGCCGAGCGAATGAGGAAAGCGCACCTCGCGCAACAGGTCGATTTGCGTGCCACCGTCAGTGCCCTTGCTCCCACGGCCGACGGTCAGCGTCGCCCACTCGCCTACGCCGTCCGCCGTCAAAATGGCCGCGCGCTCTGTCGGCGCGGCGAGAAAAGCGGCGGCTGCGTGCGACAAGTGATGGTCGGTGAAATGGATGCGGCGCGTATCGACGCCCAGTTGCGCTGCGATAACGCCACGCACCCATAATTTCTCGCCCAGCATATTGTTCATCGCCTTGGGGAAGGCGCGCCAGCTATGCGGGAAGCTGCGCAGCAGGGTCATCAGCACGCGGTCGAACTTAAGCGCCGGCCGCTCATAAAAGATGACGGCGTCCAGTTCCTCAGGTTCGAGGCCGGCATGATCGAGGCACCATTCGATCGCCTGCATCGGAAACTCTGCGTCATTCTTGCGGCGCGACAGCCGCTCCTCCTGCACCGCGGCGACCGGCAAGCCATCGATCACCAGCGCGGCAGCTGAATCATGATAGAAGGCGGAGAGACCCAGTATCTTCATCAATATTGCCCTCCGCCGTCATCCCGCCTCGTTGCACAAGCATGCCAGCCCACCGCCTCCTGCCGCCCGGTGCGCTTGGCGACCAAGGCGAAGGGCGGCAGCAGAAGGAAATAGAGCAGCGTCAGGATGAGGCGCGACATCATGGCGGCCACGATCAGCGCAAAGCGCATATAGGCCCGCCAGAGCCGTCGCATCCGCGCCCTCCACAGCGCCTGATCGGCACGCTGAGGCGCCAGGCGGGTAAGTTCCGCATGCGAATAGCGCATATGCCCTTCCTCATCATGCGCGATCTGCTGGATCACCGCCCGGGTTTCCGGGTCATCGTCCAGCACTGCGCCATAGCCGTTGAACACTCGCGCTGCCGCGCTTTCAGACAGGTGGATGAAAGCCAGCAGCGCGGCGGTGTCCTCCTTCTCA encodes:
- a CDS encoding class I SAM-dependent methyltransferase, which codes for MDATALSLLACPRCGEGLDDRLRCRGCAATYEEIDDIADLRLPGDARTERVRSFYSEAPFPGYPPRDSIDWLRARAERSRFAQMLNAAIPYDARIVEVGCGTGQMSLYLAHGERIVIAADLCRASLELGAAAARRLGKDRVHFVETDVHHPGLRAVAFDIVYCSGVLHHTPHPRAAFAHVARLARPGGLIVLGLYNSYARLPHRMRRLVAGLSGWRWAPGDHVLAERRGEPERRRAWLRDQYHHPEEHRHSLGEVRRWFAANGIDYIRSVPSALLGQADEEQKLIDAEEGGWWLEDILAQCGWMRPLAAEGGLFVAIGRARGADIKARMGLPPQFTERSAGNDDDRSAVGKQSSGVA
- a CDS encoding TonB-dependent receptor domain-containing protein, with protein sequence MAKHHFLSTVACFVLAAANHPACAQSSASQSNSTSASQGTDTIIVTGSRIARPIVDNPQPTATVTSKTIENRSYTSVGQALQDLPGFALPDSSQFGTQANGFNVGQQFVNLYNLGSQRTLTLVNGRRFVGANPPSIFSAAESGSQVDLNTIPTKLIERIETVSIGGAPIYGSDAIAGTVNIILRRDFQGVSIDGQSGISQRGDLFNWRVRGLVGQNFAGGRGNITVNAEYSEDKGLLGTRRASVARQRQFVQPSDPNSPYSLVLADNVRTFLGSEGGIPYFIDRGTLDPNIPGSPRNIRNAAGQLVQFGPSGTLIPYDPGQTTPDPTTFIGGDGLNFATIDNLRVNSTRFNAAAQFNFELNDNLRLFGEAWYSRTRATNLRDQPVYNTAFFRSAPAGTFDPNGNFIVPLNNPFLSAADRETIRASLIANGLPSSDDEGVFYLGRANTDLVSGESRLKQDLYRFVAGVEGSFDALGHQWTWNISGNYGRTKSISLIPSLVEPNLRRALNVTTDAAGNIICAPFNPDPTDPTQPPIPRTDPNTPPYETSYAGTISQTCAPLNIFGSGSPSQAARDYVTTIARTTAVTTQRDLLATLSGAVATLPGGDLAVVVGYENRRESSSFRPDAFYTTPLGRSIPILGLKGSYTTNELFGEFRAPLIGEDQNIPLIHQLEINGAGRYVHNSVTGNAFTWTAGGRWAPIPDLAIRGNFTRAIRAPAVGELFVPNQPAFDGGYDPCDVSNLESGPNPAVRQANCAAAGLPPDFVSNINSITVPITVVGNPNLKEEYSNSWTVGAVLSPRFLPGFTLAVDYVSIDIRDAITSSSAEDVLTTCYDSADYPNNPFCALITRSADPDPEFFGQVETLSEPYINQGRVVFRAIEVAGSYTLPLGDDSRLTLGVNYQHTLKEFNQIREGGPITNTRGEIGNSKDIAVVDLTYERGPLTWFNQVRYVGPARFDATEPQGTREVDKVDAWTVWNTSVSLAVNKQFRLRLNVDNVLDVGVPDPGTTGNATRNTYYQGIFGRTFLVGAEVNF
- a CDS encoding PQQ-dependent sugar dehydrogenase, whose translation is MERRLALRSIGFALAASLGTTACGDRAKLPLEAGFGPTPTLPAPRQTLIPTIKVAPARGWPAGGKPVTAPGLVVNLFADRLDHPRWLHVLPNGDVLVAEGSAPRRPEDSKGIKAFFMRRFMKKAGAAVPSADRITILRDADKDGVAEVRRIFLGGLHSPFGMALVGDDLYVANTDAILRFPYRSGTLNIEAAGAHVADLPAGPRNHHWTKTIIASADGRKIYATVGSNSNVAEHGMDEEEGRAAIWEIDRATGRSRIFASGLRNPNGMAWEPATNRLWTVVNERDEIGSDLVPDYLTSVQEGGFYGWPYSYFGQHVDKRVKPPRPDYVARALMPDYALGPHTASLGLAFLSGGRLAELYGQGMFIGQHGSWNRNPPSGYKIIFVPFANGRPSGPARDVLAGFLDAKGKAYGRPVGVAINGDGGLLVADDVGNRIWRVTVDRQ
- a CDS encoding cation acetate symporter, translated to MRAATAALAASALTFIPMPALAAALEGQADRQPTNWVAIAMFVAFVGLTLWITKVAAARTRTASDFYTAGGGITGFQNGLAMAGDYMSAASFLGISAQIFNDGYDGLIYSTGFLVGWPILLFLMAERLRNLGRFTFADVASYRFAQPPVRSFAAVSTLLVVSFYLIAQMVGAGQLIKLLFGLPYAVAVVIVGALMMFYVLFGGMRATTWVQIIKAVLLLGGASFMALMVLAQTGFSLEALFSRAVEVKTQAALAGGANAAEAAERGRSIMAPGNFIKDPVSALSFGLALMLGTAGLPHILMRFFTVPDAKEARKSVLWATGWIGYFYILTFIIGFGAIVLVGTQGSYLDSDGALRGGGNMAAIHLAHAIGGNAFLGFISAVAFATILAVVAGLTLSAASAVSHDLYATVFKHGKARSLDELRVSRLTTLALGALAVLLGLLFEKQNVAFMVSLAFALAASGNFPVLILSLLWSGCTTRGAAWGGTIGLLTAFVLTLLSPAVWTNSFNLGPAPFPYSSAAIFSVPAGFIGIWLISLFDRSPRAAIDKAGYPAQRVRAETGIGAFAASDH
- a CDS encoding DUF485 domain-containing protein, which encodes MTGGEDAALIKAVASDPRYTILVARRARLGWWLSAIIFSAFVGYLLLIAFDKALLGAPIAGGVTSLGIPVGLGLILLAIALTGVYVVHANRHHDAQMAEILKDHRA
- a CDS encoding DUF5989 family protein produces the protein MIRRKGRLRRQLIIVGQAGGTIADLVRGMWQSPGGRRWMIPLVVFLCSVGVILTLASGVQALAPFIYSIF
- a CDS encoding carbamoyltransferase family protein, which codes for MKILGLSAFYHDSAAALVIDGLPVAAVQEERLSRRKNDAEFPMQAIEWCLDHAGLEPEELDAVIFYERPALKFDRVLMTLLRSFPHSWRAFPKAMNNMLGEKLWVRGVIAAQLGVDTRRIHFTDHHLSHAAAAFLAAPTERAAILTADGVGEWATLTVGRGSKGTDGGTQIDLLREVRFPHSLGLFYSAFTAYLGFKVNEGEYKVMGLAAYGAPRFAEEVRRILRRTSDGAFALDLGYFDYHRAVDSAYSRAFIEMFGPPRDRFEPIDLGTPQGQHYADVAASAQLALEEVMVDIAISLRKETGLADLCLGGGVALNGVANARILTEAGFEQLFVPSAPGDAGCALGAALYADRILFGRPHRDCPDHPFWGPAVEPDNLTQIATEDDLPVARIDEAELIDNVVEAIANGAIVGWMEGAAEFGPRALGHRSILADPGDEAMRDRLNRDIKFREAFRPFAPVVPTEHADTYFALPQGGSRLGRFMSGVFPVRSEWRNRLRAVTHVDGTARVQVLEARMAPRLHALLAAYGRRTGIPILLNTSFNLAGDPIVTSAAEGYSTFRRTGMDLLVADNVLVRRQRAQQQPLVEKVA
- a CDS encoding ferritin-like domain-containing protein; this translates as MKALNGHSWRMPIDRLVWADPRRRARKLLQFAEVEAQGARDLFRAAEVAKDPTLRRRFFAHAKDEQRHARLFRTRGLALRRTLADPGPDRVLGDGLTPGERGFDRLEVEKEDTAALLAFIHLSESAAARVFNGYGAVLDDDPETRAVIQQIAHDEEGHMRYSHAELTRLAPQRADQALWRARMRRLWRAYMRFALIVAAMMSRLILTLLYFLLLPPFALVAKRTGRQEAVGWHACATRRDDGGGQY